In one window of Pseudomonas sp. IAC-BECa141 DNA:
- a CDS encoding UbiX family flavin prenyltransferase, giving the protein MVVGISGASGFIYGVRLLELLAELNIESHLIISRAALLTMAHETDYKLADVIALASHYHRADDVAAGIASGSFRCLGMVVAPCSMRTLAEIATGTSSGLIGRAADVTLKERRTLVLMARETPLTLAHLRNMTAVTEMGGIIAPPVPAFYARPDSLAQMVDHSLGRVLDLFGLDAGVARRWREPTEPCGSELARDGGRSVAITAK; this is encoded by the coding sequence ATGGTGGTCGGTATCAGCGGCGCGTCCGGCTTCATTTATGGCGTACGCCTGCTGGAGCTGCTGGCCGAGCTGAACATCGAAAGCCACCTGATCATCAGCCGCGCCGCGCTGCTGACCATGGCCCACGAAACCGACTACAAACTGGCGGACGTCATCGCCCTCGCCAGCCATTACCACCGCGCCGATGACGTCGCCGCCGGGATCGCCAGCGGTTCGTTCCGCTGCCTGGGCATGGTGGTTGCGCCGTGTTCGATGAGGACGCTGGCGGAGATCGCCACCGGCACGTCATCGGGTCTGATCGGCCGCGCCGCCGACGTCACCCTAAAGGAACGCCGCACTCTGGTACTGATGGCCCGCGAAACACCGCTGACCCTCGCGCACCTGCGCAACATGACTGCCGTCACCGAAATGGGCGGCATCATCGCCCCGCCGGTGCCGGCCTTCTACGCCCGCCCCGACAGCCTTGCGCAAATGGTCGATCACAGCCTCGGCCGCGTCCTCGACCTGTTCGGCCTCGATGCCGGCGTCGCCCGCCGATGGCGAGAACCCACAGAACCCTGTGGGAGCGAGCTTGCTCGCGATGGCGGTCGATCAGTCGCCATCACCGCTAAATGA
- a CDS encoding NCS1 family nucleobase:cation symporter-1: MQQNRSQVTERDGLFELEAGSDVLDSPRYNHDMAPTRVRERTWNKWHITALWVGMSICVPTYTLGGVLTAYFGLTVGEALLAILFANIIVLIPLTLNAFPGTKYGIPFPVLLRSSFGILGSNVPCLIRALVACGWFGIQTMFGGLAIHLFLGSVFEGWKSLGGTGEVIGFMIFWTLNLWVVIRGAESIKWLETLSAPLLVAVGIGLLVWAMPNVSMTELLAIPPKRPEGASVVSYFAAGLTAMVGFWATLSLNIPDFSRYARSQKDQILGQIFGLPLTMFLFAALGVVMTAASVKLVGVSVSDPVTLIGHIQSPVWVAVAMALIIIATLSTNTAANIVSPTNDFQNIAPKVINRTKAVILTGFVGLALMGHELLKKLGWIVSDVSLETVYSNWLLGYSSLLGPIAGIMVVDYFLIKKQQLDLAGLYRDDVYPAWNWSGFIAFGVPVALTLLSLGSSAFSWFYSYGWFTGSALGGLIYYGLCAMRTTPSVVKSPV; encoded by the coding sequence ATGCAACAGAACAGATCGCAAGTGACCGAGCGCGACGGCTTGTTCGAACTCGAAGCCGGCAGCGACGTCCTCGACAGTCCCCGTTACAACCACGACATGGCACCGACCAGGGTGCGCGAGCGAACCTGGAACAAATGGCACATCACCGCGCTGTGGGTCGGCATGTCGATCTGCGTGCCGACCTACACTTTGGGCGGCGTGCTCACCGCCTATTTCGGTTTGACCGTCGGCGAGGCGCTGCTGGCGATTCTGTTCGCCAACATCATCGTTCTCATCCCGCTGACGCTGAATGCGTTTCCCGGCACCAAATACGGCATTCCGTTTCCGGTGCTGCTGCGCTCGTCGTTCGGGATCCTCGGTTCCAACGTGCCGTGCCTGATCCGCGCGCTGGTGGCCTGCGGCTGGTTCGGCATCCAGACCATGTTCGGCGGGCTGGCGATTCATCTGTTTCTCGGCTCGGTGTTCGAGGGCTGGAAATCCCTCGGCGGGACCGGGGAGGTGATCGGTTTCATGATCTTCTGGACGCTGAACCTGTGGGTGGTGATCCGTGGCGCTGAGTCGATCAAGTGGCTGGAAACCCTGTCGGCGCCGCTGCTGGTGGCAGTCGGTATCGGGTTGCTGGTGTGGGCCATGCCGAATGTGTCGATGACTGAACTGCTGGCAATTCCGCCGAAGCGTCCCGAAGGCGCGAGCGTGGTCAGTTACTTCGCTGCGGGACTGACGGCGATGGTCGGTTTCTGGGCCACATTGTCGTTGAATATTCCCGATTTCAGCCGCTATGCCCGCAGCCAGAAGGATCAGATCCTCGGGCAGATTTTCGGCCTGCCGCTGACCATGTTCCTGTTCGCCGCGCTGGGCGTGGTGATGACTGCGGCATCGGTGAAACTGGTGGGCGTCAGCGTTTCCGATCCGGTGACTCTGATCGGCCATATCCAGAGCCCGGTGTGGGTCGCGGTAGCCATGGCGCTGATCATCATCGCCACGCTGTCGACCAACACCGCCGCCAATATCGTTTCGCCGACCAACGACTTCCAGAACATTGCGCCCAAGGTGATCAACCGCACAAAAGCGGTGATCCTCACCGGGTTCGTCGGCTTGGCCTTGATGGGGCATGAACTGTTGAAAAAGCTCGGCTGGATCGTCTCCGATGTCAGCCTGGAAACCGTGTATTCGAACTGGCTGCTGGGCTATTCCAGCCTGCTCGGGCCGATTGCCGGGATCATGGTGGTCGACTATTTCCTGATCAAGAAACAGCAACTGGACCTGGCCGGCCTGTATCGCGACGACGTGTACCCGGCGTGGAACTGGTCCGGGTTCATCGCGTTCGGCGTGCCGGTGGCGCTGACCCTGCTGTCGCTGGGCAGCAGCGCATTCAGCTGGTTCTACAGCTACGGCTGGTTCACCGGCTCGGCGCTGGGCGGGTTGATCTATTACGGGTTGTGCGCGATGCGTACGACGCCTTCGGTAGTGAAATCACCGGTATAG
- a CDS encoding amidohydrolase family protein — MTQLQNILIKQPVAVMSGLRGPRARAGAVDIRVVNGRIAQMAANLEPQPGERVIDARNSVVYPGWINTHHHLFQNLLKAVPEGLNQDLQGWLASVPYPRLNRFTPQLARIAARLGMVELLLSGVTTCADHHYLYHAHGSTETGDLLFDLAEEFGLRFVLCRGGALQSASAHPGFSKTALQPESLEQMVGDIERLKSRYHQDTPDALRRVVVAPTTPTFSLPPTLLRELAHTARGMGLRLHTHLSETQNYVNFCRDKYNCLPVEFVAEHEWLGPDVWFAHAVHLQPGEIRMLAQTGTSVSHCPVSNARLGSGVAPIPQMYEAGVPISLGVDGVASNESGSMVGEANTAWLIHRAEQGASATTAEDVIHWGTAGGAQVLGLGAVGSLEVGQAADLVIYSLDHPRFYGFHDSAVAPVVAGEPIAVKYSLVGGRIVVDNGVIPGLDIERMRAEAWEGVQAMMKADD, encoded by the coding sequence ATGACTCAACTTCAAAACATCCTGATCAAGCAACCGGTCGCGGTGATGAGCGGCCTGCGCGGCCCCCGTGCCCGGGCCGGCGCAGTGGACATCCGCGTGGTCAACGGCCGCATCGCGCAAATGGCTGCCAACCTTGAGCCGCAACCCGGTGAACGGGTGATCGACGCGCGCAACTCAGTGGTCTATCCGGGCTGGATCAACACCCACCATCACCTGTTCCAGAACCTGCTCAAAGCCGTGCCCGAAGGCTTGAATCAGGACCTGCAAGGCTGGCTGGCGAGCGTGCCCTACCCGCGTCTGAACCGTTTTACCCCGCAACTGGCGCGGATCGCCGCGCGGCTGGGGATGGTCGAACTGCTGCTGTCCGGCGTCACCACCTGCGCCGATCACCACTACCTCTACCACGCCCACGGCAGCACCGAGACCGGCGACTTGCTGTTCGACCTCGCCGAAGAGTTCGGCCTGCGTTTCGTGCTCTGCCGTGGCGGCGCACTGCAGTCCGCCAGCGCGCATCCGGGTTTCTCGAAAACCGCGCTGCAACCGGAATCCCTGGAGCAAATGGTCGGTGATATCGAACGGCTGAAATCACGCTACCACCAGGACACCCCGGATGCTCTGCGCCGGGTGGTCGTGGCGCCAACCACGCCGACCTTCTCGCTGCCGCCAACCCTGCTGCGCGAACTGGCGCATACCGCGCGAGGCATGGGACTGCGTCTGCACACGCACCTGTCGGAAACCCAGAACTACGTGAATTTCTGCCGCGACAAGTACAACTGCCTGCCGGTGGAATTCGTCGCCGAACACGAATGGCTCGGCCCGGACGTCTGGTTCGCCCACGCTGTACACCTGCAACCGGGGGAAATCCGCATGCTTGCCCAGACCGGCACCAGTGTCTCCCACTGCCCGGTGAGCAACGCACGGCTGGGCAGCGGCGTTGCGCCGATTCCGCAAATGTACGAGGCCGGCGTGCCGATCTCCCTCGGAGTCGATGGCGTCGCCTCCAACGAATCCGGAAGCATGGTCGGCGAAGCCAACACCGCATGGCTGATCCACCGCGCCGAGCAAGGCGCCTCGGCCACCACCGCCGAAGACGTGATCCACTGGGGTACGGCCGGCGGCGCACAAGTGCTCGGCCTCGGCGCGGTCGGTTCGCTGGAGGTTGGTCAAGCGGCTGATCTCGTGATCTACAGCCTCGACCATCCGCGCTTCTACGGTTTCCACGACAGCGCCGTCGCACCAGTCGTCGCGGGTGAGCCAATCGCTGTGAAATACAGCCTGGTGGGTGGGCGGATCGTGGTCGATAACGGCGTGATTCCGGGGCTGGATATCGAACGGATGCGGGCCGAGGCCTGGGAGGGTGTGCAGGCGATGATGAAGGCCGACGATTGA
- a CDS encoding CobW family GTP-binding protein, with protein sequence MNTPFNAPTPNTKIPVTILTGFLGAGKTTLLNYILKENHGRKIAVIENEFGEVGIDGDLVLSSETEEIYEMVNGCVCCTAEVREDLVRIVRELVARPVRLDHILIETSGLADPYPVAQSFFINDPIAEEVELDAIVTMVDAKHIAQHLEDLQLDGVDNQAVDQIVCADRIVINKVDLVSPQEVETLRGKIRGLNATADLVTSTHAQIDLSKILGIGAFECTQKLMEIGADQHDHDHHDHHAEEPDHEHDPSVSSVGIAVDGAVNLMAFHRWISELRNAQADNLYRMKGVLAVANEDQRYVLQGVHSLVEFRASTAWGSEPRSSKIVFIGRDLDRVALNQGFAACLAG encoded by the coding sequence ATGAACACCCCCTTCAACGCCCCGACCCCGAACACCAAAATCCCGGTCACCATCCTCACCGGGTTCCTCGGTGCCGGCAAAACCACCCTGCTCAATTACATCCTCAAGGAGAACCATGGCCGCAAGATCGCGGTGATCGAAAATGAGTTCGGCGAGGTCGGCATCGACGGCGATCTGGTGCTCAGCTCCGAGACCGAAGAGATCTACGAAATGGTCAACGGCTGTGTCTGCTGCACCGCCGAAGTCCGCGAAGACCTGGTGCGCATCGTCCGCGAACTGGTGGCGCGCCCGGTACGGCTCGACCATATCCTGATCGAGACCAGCGGCCTGGCCGACCCGTACCCGGTGGCCCAGAGCTTTTTCATCAACGACCCGATTGCCGAGGAAGTCGAACTCGACGCCATTGTAACCATGGTCGATGCCAAGCACATCGCCCAACACCTGGAAGACCTGCAACTGGACGGCGTCGACAATCAGGCGGTGGATCAGATCGTCTGCGCCGATCGTATCGTCATCAACAAGGTCGATCTGGTCAGTCCTCAAGAGGTGGAAACCCTGCGCGGCAAGATCCGTGGCTTGAACGCCACGGCGGATCTGGTGACCTCGACCCACGCGCAGATCGACCTGTCGAAAATCCTCGGTATCGGCGCCTTCGAATGCACGCAGAAGCTGATGGAAATCGGCGCGGATCAGCACGATCACGATCACCACGACCACCACGCTGAAGAGCCCGACCACGAACACGATCCGAGCGTGTCCTCGGTGGGCATCGCCGTGGACGGCGCCGTCAACCTGATGGCGTTCCACCGCTGGATCAGTGAGTTGCGCAACGCCCAGGCCGACAACCTGTACCGCATGAAAGGCGTGCTGGCGGTGGCCAACGAAGACCAGCGCTACGTGCTGCAAGGCGTGCACAGCCTGGTGGAGTTCCGCGCCTCGACCGCGTGGGGCAGCGAGCCGCGCTCAAGCAAGATCGTGTTCATCGGCCGCGACCTGGATCGGGTGGCGCTGAACCAGGGCTTTGCCGCCTGCCTGGCCGGCTGA
- a CDS encoding UbiD family decarboxylase gives MTRSTLGDSQDFHVFIDAYRRQYPDDVLTITHPLCADQDVTALVDALAAQGRDPLLICENVGNLGVPVATNLFASRRRIARLFGVGAAQLHETFQTRANQPIAPRYVETGPVLDEVFEGEALDLALLPMLKHFDSDRGPYITNAIIIAEDPLTGIANMSYHRSMRHARQALATSLHSRGHLWRMLQTARERGEELRVAMVVGAHPLFMLAAAARLPYGSDERAVAGGLFGAPLELVKTPRYGIGVPAYAEFVLEGAIDPTAYAEEGPFGEFSGYSSDRSTNNVLRVDTLLRRRDAWLVDVMGGRYAEHLTLARLPREAEMSEKLKARFPAVTAVHYPNSGTHFHCYVALDQSRDGEARQIMLALLGWDPYLKTVIAVDSDIDLTDDSQVLWALATHFQPHLDIFTIDGLPGSPLDPSSSVNGTTSRMGLDATRGSGFDGIKAQLDQDVLERARQLLDGLPS, from the coding sequence ATGACCCGTTCGACGCTCGGCGACTCTCAGGACTTTCACGTATTCATCGACGCCTATCGCCGCCAGTACCCGGACGATGTGCTGACCATCACCCACCCTCTTTGCGCCGATCAGGACGTCACCGCCCTGGTAGATGCCCTTGCCGCCCAGGGTCGCGATCCACTGCTGATCTGCGAAAACGTCGGCAACCTCGGTGTGCCGGTGGCAACCAATCTGTTCGCCTCCCGCCGGCGTATCGCCCGACTGTTCGGCGTCGGCGCCGCGCAGTTACACGAAACCTTCCAGACCCGCGCCAACCAGCCGATCGCGCCGCGCTACGTCGAAACCGGCCCGGTACTCGACGAGGTGTTCGAAGGTGAAGCGCTGGACCTCGCACTGCTGCCGATGCTCAAGCATTTCGACAGTGATCGCGGCCCGTACATCACCAACGCCATTATCATCGCCGAGGACCCGCTCACCGGCATCGCCAACATGAGCTATCACCGCTCGATGCGCCACGCCCGTCAGGCATTGGCCACCAGCCTGCATTCACGCGGACATCTGTGGCGGATGTTGCAGACCGCCCGCGAACGTGGCGAAGAATTGCGCGTGGCCATGGTGGTCGGCGCGCACCCGCTGTTCATGCTCGCCGCCGCTGCCCGCCTGCCCTATGGCAGCGATGAACGCGCGGTGGCCGGCGGGCTTTTCGGTGCGCCGCTGGAACTGGTCAAGACCCCGCGCTACGGCATCGGCGTGCCGGCTTACGCCGAGTTCGTGCTCGAAGGCGCGATAGACCCGACGGCCTATGCCGAAGAAGGTCCGTTCGGCGAATTCAGCGGTTATTCCTCGGATCGCTCGACCAACAACGTGCTGCGCGTCGACACCCTGTTGCGGCGCAGGGACGCGTGGCTGGTGGACGTGATGGGCGGACGTTACGCCGAGCACCTGACGCTGGCGCGGCTGCCCCGTGAAGCGGAAATGAGCGAGAAGCTCAAGGCACGCTTTCCCGCCGTCACCGCCGTGCATTACCCGAACTCCGGCACGCATTTTCATTGCTACGTAGCGCTGGACCAGAGCCGCGACGGCGAGGCCCGGCAGATCATGCTGGCCCTGCTCGGCTGGGATCCGTATCTGAAAACCGTGATCGCGGTGGACAGCGATATCGACCTCACCGACGACAGCCAGGTGCTGTGGGCACTGGCCACGCACTTCCAGCCGCACCTCGACATCTTCACGATTGACGGTTTGCCCGGCAGCCCGCTGGACCCGTCATCCTCGGTCAATGGCACCACCTCGCGCATGGGCCTGGATGCCACGCGCGGCTCGGGGTTTGACGGGATCAAGGCGCAGCTCGATCAGGACGTGCTCGAACGCGCGCGGCAACTGCTCGACGGTCTGCCATCGTGA
- a CDS encoding nucleobase:cation symporter-2 family protein, producing MSSASSSSTVHPVDRVLPVRQMLTLGLQHMAVSYIGAIAVPLIVASALKMSHADTVILISTTLFCSGIATLLQTVGFWKFGVRLPILQGVAFSSVGPVIAIGSNPEVGFAGVCGAVIGAGIFTLLMAPFVGRLRRFFPPVVTGCIVTVIGLQLFPIAYEWVGGGRNASNFGAPAFLAVAVVVLLTILLVNRYGSPLLRNMAVLVGMLVGAGLAYGLGMGNFHSVEDAPWLTVPYPFYFGLPTFSLIPIATMVVVMIVQMVESMGLFVAIGDIVDKPVDDRQVINGLRANGLASTIAGMFAAFPFIAFMENVGLVILTGVRSRWVVAISGLLMCSIALVPKAGAIIASMPTAALGGAGIAMFGVVAAAGIQTLAKVDYERNRYNVLIVGFTIAAALVPVLAPTLFKQLPEWSQPFLHSSVVIACLVSVLLNAALNGVSVPETTPGKSASHIL from the coding sequence ATGTCGTCAGCCAGTTCCTCCTCCACCGTCCACCCTGTCGACCGCGTCTTGCCGGTGCGACAGATGCTCACCCTCGGCCTGCAGCACATGGCCGTCTCGTACATTGGCGCCATCGCCGTGCCGTTGATTGTCGCCAGTGCCCTGAAGATGTCCCACGCCGACACGGTGATACTGATCAGCACCACGCTGTTCTGCTCGGGCATCGCCACGCTGTTGCAGACCGTCGGTTTCTGGAAGTTCGGCGTGCGCCTGCCGATCCTGCAAGGCGTGGCGTTCAGCAGCGTCGGCCCGGTAATCGCCATCGGCAGCAACCCGGAGGTGGGATTTGCCGGGGTCTGCGGGGCGGTGATCGGTGCGGGGATTTTCACCCTGCTGATGGCGCCGTTCGTGGGTCGCTTGCGACGCTTCTTTCCGCCGGTGGTGACTGGATGCATCGTCACGGTGATCGGCTTGCAACTGTTCCCGATTGCCTATGAATGGGTCGGCGGCGGGCGCAACGCGAGCAATTTCGGCGCGCCGGCGTTTCTCGCCGTGGCCGTGGTGGTGCTGCTGACCATCCTGCTGGTCAACCGTTATGGCAGCCCGTTGCTGCGCAACATGGCGGTGCTGGTGGGGATGTTGGTGGGCGCCGGTCTGGCTTACGGTCTGGGCATGGGCAACTTTCACAGCGTCGAAGACGCACCGTGGCTGACCGTGCCCTACCCGTTCTATTTCGGCCTGCCGACCTTCAGCCTGATACCCATCGCCACCATGGTCGTCGTGATGATCGTGCAGATGGTCGAGTCCATGGGGCTGTTTGTAGCCATCGGCGACATCGTCGACAAACCGGTAGACGACAGACAAGTAATCAACGGCCTGCGCGCCAATGGCCTGGCCAGCACCATCGCCGGGATGTTCGCCGCGTTCCCGTTCATCGCCTTCATGGAAAACGTCGGGCTGGTGATCCTGACCGGTGTACGCAGCCGCTGGGTGGTGGCGATCAGCGGTTTGCTGATGTGCTCGATTGCACTGGTGCCGAAAGCCGGGGCGATTATCGCCTCGATGCCGACCGCTGCGCTGGGCGGTGCCGGCATCGCCATGTTCGGCGTGGTCGCGGCGGCCGGCATCCAGACCCTGGCCAAAGTCGACTACGAGCGCAATCGCTACAACGTGCTGATCGTCGGTTTCACCATCGCCGCCGCTCTGGTGCCAGTGCTCGCCCCGACCCTGTTCAAACAACTGCCCGAGTGGTCACAGCCGTTCCTGCACAGCAGCGTGGTCATCGCCTGCCTGGTGTCGGTGCTGCTCAACGCGGCGCTCAACGGCGTCAGCGTGCCAGAAACCACACCCGGCAAATCCGCCTCGCATATCCTCTGA
- a CDS encoding Zn-dependent hydrolase has product MNAAVDVLQSTHQHINRDRLWASLMELAKLGATVKGGVCRLALTDLDRQARDLFVQWCKDAGCSVTIDEVGNIFARRPGRNPNLPPVMTGSHIDTQPTGGKFDGCFGVLAGVEVLRTLNDLGVETEAPLEVVVWTNEEGSRFAPCMMGSGVFAEKFTLEETLAKVDADGVTVGEALNAIGYAGSRKVSGHKVGAYFEAHIEQGPILEDEQKTIGVVLGALGQKWFDLKLRGVEAHAGPTPMHLRKDALVGASVIVGAVNRAALGHQPHACGTVGCLQAYPGSRNVIPGEVRMTLDFRHLEPARLDSMIAEVKQVIETTCEEHGLTYELTPTADFPPLYFEKGCVEAVRGAAKGLGLSHMDIVSGAGHDAIFLAELGPAGMIFVPCEGGISHNEIENAAPDDLAAGCAVLLRAMLAASAAVAKGQRAA; this is encoded by the coding sequence ATGAACGCAGCCGTAGACGTTCTGCAATCGACCCATCAGCACATCAACCGCGATCGCCTGTGGGCGTCGCTCATGGAGCTGGCGAAGCTCGGCGCCACGGTCAAGGGCGGGGTCTGTCGCCTGGCCCTGACCGACCTCGACCGTCAGGCCCGCGACCTGTTCGTGCAGTGGTGCAAGGACGCCGGTTGCAGCGTCACGATCGATGAAGTCGGCAACATCTTCGCCCGTCGGCCCGGTCGCAATCCGAACCTGCCGCCGGTGATGACCGGCAGTCACATCGACACCCAGCCCACCGGCGGCAAGTTCGACGGTTGCTTCGGCGTGCTGGCGGGGGTCGAAGTGTTGCGCACCCTCAACGACCTTGGCGTGGAAACCGAGGCGCCGCTGGAAGTGGTGGTCTGGACCAACGAAGAAGGCTCGCGTTTCGCCCCGTGCATGATGGGCTCCGGGGTGTTCGCGGAAAAATTCACCCTCGAAGAAACCCTGGCCAAAGTCGATGCCGACGGCGTTACGGTCGGCGAAGCGCTGAACGCCATTGGCTACGCCGGGTCACGCAAGGTCAGCGGACACAAGGTCGGTGCCTATTTCGAGGCGCACATCGAGCAAGGTCCGATCCTTGAGGATGAACAAAAAACCATCGGCGTAGTGCTCGGCGCACTGGGGCAGAAGTGGTTCGACCTGAAACTGCGCGGCGTCGAAGCCCACGCCGGTCCGACCCCGATGCACCTGCGCAAGGATGCTCTGGTCGGCGCCTCGGTCATCGTCGGCGCGGTCAATCGCGCGGCCCTCGGCCATCAACCCCACGCCTGCGGAACGGTCGGTTGCCTGCAAGCCTATCCCGGCTCACGCAACGTGATTCCCGGCGAAGTGCGCATGACCCTCGACTTCCGGCATCTTGAACCGGCGCGCCTCGACTCGATGATCGCCGAGGTCAAGCAAGTCATCGAAACCACCTGCGAAGAACACGGCCTGACCTATGAACTGACCCCGACCGCCGACTTCCCGCCGCTGTATTTCGAAAAAGGTTGCGTCGAAGCCGTGCGCGGCGCAGCCAAGGGGCTGGGCCTGTCGCACATGGACATCGTCAGCGGCGCCGGCCACGACGCGATTTTCCTCGCCGAACTCGGTCCGGCCGGGATGATCTTCGTGCCGTGCGAAGGCGGCATCAGCCACAACGAAATCGAAAACGCCGCGCCGGATGATCTGGCAGCCGGTTGTGCGGTGTTGTTGCGGGCGATGCTGGCGGCTTCGGCGGCGGTGGCAAAAGGACAACGGGCGGCGTAA
- a CDS encoding amidohydrolase family protein, which produces MIIDTHLHPTNLVDEAWRHTGEPFTGERMLKLMDGPYMINGKPRRIDMGFIQPPPGNTGYRDGNRRGREGVRDYMSYVAELCVKYPDRFIGNFNFNPRWGPENGAAELEFHIKEYGFKMLKLHANMHGYRPDRALDWLRPAMKVCAKYNIVVLIHTGDGPYTIPTMFYPIIREFPMVNFIIGHFGIQTGGNYSFEAFWMAMDTPNVYCESGWCFQSRIVEFAKELPRNKIVFGTDSPPNEPGMWLRELEVLCSPAPQGLGIDEDHLEDYLGNNIARLCGIEPTPPPKDLAEADIRLTTTYL; this is translated from the coding sequence CACACCGGCGAACCGTTCACCGGCGAGCGCATGCTCAAGCTCATGGACGGCCCGTACATGATCAACGGCAAGCCGCGCCGGATCGACATGGGTTTCATCCAGCCGCCACCGGGCAACACCGGTTATCGCGACGGCAACCGCCGTGGCCGCGAGGGTGTGCGTGACTACATGTCGTACGTCGCCGAGCTGTGCGTGAAGTACCCCGACCGCTTCATCGGCAACTTCAACTTCAACCCGCGCTGGGGACCGGAAAACGGTGCGGCGGAGCTGGAATTCCACATCAAGGAATACGGCTTCAAGATGCTCAAGCTGCACGCCAACATGCACGGCTATCGCCCGGATCGCGCACTCGACTGGCTGCGCCCGGCGATGAAAGTCTGCGCCAAGTACAACATCGTGGTGCTGATTCACACCGGCGACGGCCCGTACACCATTCCAACGATGTTCTACCCGATCATCCGCGAGTTCCCGATGGTCAATTTCATCATCGGTCACTTCGGCATCCAGACCGGTGGCAACTACTCGTTCGAGGCGTTCTGGATGGCGATGGACACGCCGAACGTGTACTGCGAGTCCGGCTGGTGCTTCCAGTCGCGGATCGTCGAGTTCGCCAAGGAACTGCCGCGCAACAAGATCGTGTTCGGCACCGACTCGCCGCCGAACGAGCCGGGCATGTGGCTGCGCGAGCTGGAAGTGTTGTGCTCGCCGGCGCCGCAAGGCCTGGGGATCGACGAGGATCACCTTGAGGATTACCTGGGCAACAACATCGCAAGGTTGTGCGGAATCGAACCGACCCCGCCGCCCAAAGACCTGGCCGAGGCGGACATTCGTCTGACCACGACCTACCTCTAA